The following are encoded together in the Kribbella sp. CA-293567 genome:
- a CDS encoding TetR/AcrR family transcriptional regulator encodes MTEPKPRRTTRVRMTSAERREQLIVVARGLFAEKGYEATSVEEIAARSEVSKPVVYEHFGGKEGLYAVVVDREVRKLLDLVTASLTAGRAHELVEQAALALLDYIENSSDGFRILVRDSPVGSSTGSFISILSDVGTRVEHILAEEFKRRGLDPKFAPMYAQMLVGMVALTGQWWLDVRRPKKSDVAAHLVNLAWNGLSGLDAKPTLSTRPHK; translated from the coding sequence GTGACTGAACCGAAACCGCGCCGTACGACCCGGGTCCGGATGACCAGTGCGGAGCGGCGCGAGCAACTCATCGTCGTCGCGCGTGGGCTGTTCGCCGAGAAGGGGTACGAGGCGACCTCCGTGGAGGAGATCGCGGCCCGCTCCGAGGTCTCCAAGCCGGTCGTCTACGAGCACTTCGGCGGCAAGGAAGGCCTGTACGCCGTGGTGGTGGACCGCGAGGTCCGCAAACTGCTCGACCTGGTCACGGCCAGCCTGACCGCCGGCCGGGCGCACGAACTGGTCGAGCAGGCCGCGCTGGCCCTGCTCGACTACATCGAGAACTCCTCCGACGGCTTCCGGATCCTGGTCCGCGACTCCCCCGTCGGCTCGTCCACGGGCTCGTTCATCTCGATCCTCAGCGATGTCGGCACCCGGGTCGAGCACATCCTGGCCGAGGAGTTCAAGCGGCGCGGCCTGGACCCGAAGTTCGCGCCGATGTACGCCCAGATGCTGGTCGGCATGGTCGCGCTGACCGGCCAGTGGTGGCTCGACGTCCGCCGTCCGAAGAAGTCCGACGTCGCCGCGCACCTGGTCAACCTCGCCTGGAACGGCCTGTCCGGCCTGGACGCCAAACCGACGCTCTCCACCCGCCCGCACAAATAG
- a CDS encoding sensor histidine kinase, giving the protein MTGTMSGILAPRRQIPASSKAFDLLLAGGLTMILGLLGLAQTGLGGVLGFGMLVPLVWRRSHPELVFFTVSGVAVLQWLSGAELQPGNVGLLLALYAISVYGETRFSRIALGIGGLGVLMATARYWSTSDWRQQITMMVALGALVFGVWATGERRRTRGLYVAQLEERAIQAERDRDRESKLAVSNERTRIAREIHDVVAHGLSIMIVQADGGLYAADASPEQAKKALATIGDTGRASLTEMRKMLGLLKQDAQPELDPDQPRPQPGITSLPELIENVRQAGLTVDYEVTGQRRDLPALLGLTTYRIVQEGLTNTLKHAGPGASTSVHLDFGREMLTVVVTDDGRGAGVAPSNDPGHGLVGMRQRASISGGTVNAGPKAGGGYEVIAKLPYNLPAGGVSQ; this is encoded by the coding sequence ATGACGGGGACCATGTCCGGGATCCTGGCGCCCCGGCGGCAGATCCCCGCGAGCAGCAAGGCGTTCGACCTGTTGCTCGCGGGCGGACTCACGATGATCTTGGGACTGCTCGGACTCGCCCAGACAGGTCTCGGTGGCGTCCTCGGCTTCGGCATGCTGGTGCCACTGGTCTGGCGCCGCAGTCATCCGGAGCTGGTCTTCTTCACCGTCTCCGGCGTCGCCGTCCTGCAGTGGCTGAGCGGCGCCGAGCTGCAGCCCGGCAACGTCGGGCTGTTGCTCGCGCTCTACGCGATCTCCGTGTACGGCGAGACCAGGTTCAGCCGGATCGCGCTCGGCATCGGCGGCCTCGGCGTGCTGATGGCGACCGCGCGGTACTGGAGCACCTCCGACTGGCGCCAGCAGATCACCATGATGGTCGCGCTCGGCGCGCTGGTGTTCGGCGTCTGGGCCACCGGCGAGCGTCGCCGGACCAGAGGCCTGTACGTCGCCCAGCTGGAAGAACGCGCGATCCAGGCCGAACGGGACCGCGATCGCGAGTCCAAACTGGCCGTCTCCAACGAGCGCACCCGGATCGCGCGCGAGATCCACGATGTCGTCGCCCACGGCCTGTCCATCATGATCGTCCAGGCCGACGGTGGCCTGTACGCCGCGGACGCGTCACCGGAGCAGGCCAAGAAGGCACTGGCCACGATCGGCGACACCGGGCGCGCCTCGCTGACCGAGATGCGCAAGATGCTCGGACTGCTGAAGCAGGACGCCCAGCCGGAGCTCGATCCCGACCAGCCGCGCCCGCAGCCGGGGATCACGTCGCTGCCCGAGCTGATCGAGAACGTCCGCCAGGCGGGGCTCACGGTGGACTACGAAGTGACCGGCCAGCGGCGTGATCTGCCGGCCCTGCTGGGGCTGACGACGTACCGGATCGTGCAGGAGGGGCTGACCAACACGCTCAAACACGCCGGGCCGGGGGCGAGCACCTCCGTCCATCTCGACTTCGGGCGCGAGATGCTGACCGTGGTGGTCACCGACGACGGCCGCGGCGCCGGAGTGGCGCCGAGCAACGACCCCGGCCACGGCCTGGTCGGGATGCGGCAACGCGCCTCGATCTCCGGCGGTACGGTGAACGCCGGACCGAAGGCGGGCGGCGGTTACGAGGTGATCGCCAAGCTGCCGTACAACCTGCCAGCTGGAGGAGTTTCGCAGTGA
- a CDS encoding response regulator transcription factor, with the protein MTDDEGTIRVFLVDDQELVRAGFTMLVDSQPDMRVVGQAGDGGEALEKLQVTGSDVVLMDVRMPRLDGVEATRQLQSLPQAPRVIVLTTFDLDEYAFAAIKAGAAGFLLKNTPPADLLNAIRQVHSGDAVVSPSTTRRLLEHFAGSLPDGEHERPDLGDLTAREREVLGEVARGLSNTEIAQLFTLSEATVKTHIGRILAKTGLRDRVALVVLGYETGIVKPHK; encoded by the coding sequence GTGACCGACGACGAGGGCACCATTCGCGTTTTCCTGGTGGACGACCAGGAACTGGTACGCGCGGGCTTCACCATGCTGGTGGACTCCCAGCCGGACATGCGGGTGGTCGGCCAGGCCGGCGACGGTGGCGAGGCGCTGGAGAAGCTGCAGGTGACCGGCAGCGACGTCGTCCTGATGGACGTCCGGATGCCCCGGCTGGACGGCGTCGAGGCGACCCGGCAACTACAGTCGTTGCCGCAGGCCCCCAGAGTGATCGTGCTGACGACGTTCGACCTGGACGAGTACGCGTTCGCCGCGATCAAGGCCGGGGCGGCCGGCTTCCTGCTCAAGAACACCCCGCCGGCCGATCTGCTCAACGCGATCCGCCAGGTGCACTCCGGCGACGCGGTGGTCTCCCCCAGTACGACGCGGCGGCTGCTCGAGCACTTCGCCGGCTCGCTGCCGGACGGCGAGCACGAGCGCCCGGACCTCGGCGACCTGACCGCCCGCGAACGCGAGGTCCTCGGCGAGGTCGCCCGCGGCCTCTCGAACACCGAGATCGCCCAGCTCTTCACGCTCTCCGAGGCAACGGTCAAGACCCACATCGGCCGCATCCTCGCCAAGACCGGCCTCCGCGACCGCGTCGCCCTGGTCGTCCTCGGCTACGAAACCGGCATCGTCAAACCCCACAAGTAG
- a CDS encoding acyl-CoA desaturase, translating to MTPVTAPEAPTGARQAGEFDTDRGTRGGEQKGFWEQLALGLFIGIPFLAVLAAVPIAWGGFLSWRDIVIAAVFYTVSGHGISIGFHRYFTHKSFKPNRPLKYALAIAGSLAVQGPVVRWVADHRKHHKFSDREGDPHSPWKYGTSLGALTKGFLHAHIGWLFDSEQTPQRQYAPDLLKDRDIVKVSRMFPFLVLGSLFAPAVIGGLWSWSIEGALTAFFWASLVRIALLHHVTWSINSICHTIGDRPFKSRDKSGNVWWLAILSQGESWHNLHHSDPTCARHGVLRGQLDTSARIIWFFERLGWVSDVRWPVKERLEARRVTAADRVAA from the coding sequence ATGACTCCAGTTACGGCACCGGAGGCGCCCACCGGCGCCCGGCAGGCTGGCGAGTTCGACACCGACCGCGGTACCCGCGGAGGTGAGCAGAAAGGGTTCTGGGAGCAACTGGCTCTCGGGTTGTTCATCGGGATCCCCTTCCTGGCCGTCCTCGCGGCGGTACCGATCGCCTGGGGCGGGTTCCTCAGCTGGCGTGACATCGTGATCGCGGCGGTGTTCTACACCGTGTCCGGTCACGGCATCTCGATCGGTTTCCACCGCTACTTCACGCACAAGTCCTTCAAGCCGAACCGGCCGCTCAAGTACGCGCTGGCGATCGCCGGCTCGCTCGCGGTGCAGGGGCCGGTGGTGCGCTGGGTGGCCGACCACCGCAAGCACCACAAGTTCTCCGATCGCGAGGGCGACCCGCACAGCCCGTGGAAGTACGGGACCAGTCTCGGCGCGCTGACCAAGGGTTTCCTGCACGCGCACATCGGCTGGCTGTTCGACTCCGAGCAGACCCCACAGCGCCAGTACGCGCCGGATCTGCTGAAGGACCGCGACATCGTCAAGGTCTCGCGGATGTTCCCGTTCCTGGTGCTCGGCTCGCTGTTCGCGCCGGCCGTGATCGGCGGGCTGTGGTCGTGGTCCATCGAGGGGGCACTGACCGCGTTCTTCTGGGCCAGCCTGGTCCGGATCGCGTTGCTGCACCACGTCACCTGGTCGATCAACTCGATCTGCCACACGATCGGCGACCGGCCGTTCAAGAGCCGCGACAAGTCGGGCAACGTCTGGTGGCTGGCGATCCTCAGCCAGGGCGAGTCGTGGCACAACCTGCACCACTCCGACCCGACCTGCGCCCGGCACGGCGTACTGCGCGGCCAGCTCGACACCTCGGCGCGAATCATCTGGTTCTTCGAGCGGCTGGGCTGGGTCAGCGACGTGCGCTGGCCAGTCAAGGAACGGCTCGAGGCCCGGCGCGTCACCGCCGCGGACCGGGTGGCGGCCTGA
- a CDS encoding class I SAM-dependent methyltransferase, which yields MPKTDYDDFAAAYSADNEVNLLNGHYERPAMLDLAGDVAGRRILEAGCGSAPLAAALRDRGAIVSGFDRSTAMLDLARRRLGEDADLTVADLAEPLPYAVATFDDIVAPLVLHYLKDWTGPLTEFHRVLKPGGRLILSLNHPFVYTALNPDGNYFDVAEFSFDAEHAGHTVTYTIWHRPLQAMTDAFTAAGFRIAAISEPQIAADTPVELRPQGVEHPARFISFIFFTLEAI from the coding sequence GTGCCGAAGACCGACTACGACGATTTCGCTGCGGCGTACTCCGCGGACAACGAGGTCAATCTGCTCAACGGCCACTACGAACGGCCCGCGATGCTGGACCTCGCCGGCGATGTGGCCGGCCGCCGGATCCTCGAAGCAGGCTGCGGCTCGGCTCCGCTGGCGGCGGCGCTCCGCGACCGCGGCGCGATCGTGAGCGGCTTCGACCGGAGTACGGCGATGCTCGACCTGGCCCGCCGAAGGCTCGGCGAAGACGCCGACCTGACCGTCGCAGATCTGGCCGAGCCGCTCCCGTACGCCGTTGCCACCTTCGACGACATTGTTGCCCCACTCGTCCTGCACTACCTGAAGGACTGGACCGGACCGCTCACCGAATTCCACCGGGTGCTGAAGCCGGGCGGACGCCTGATCCTGTCGCTGAACCACCCCTTCGTCTACACGGCCTTGAACCCCGACGGCAACTACTTCGACGTCGCCGAATTCTCCTTCGACGCCGAACACGCCGGCCACACGGTCACCTACACGATCTGGCACCGCCCGCTCCAGGCGATGACCGACGCCTTCACCGCGGCAGGTTTCCGGATCGCCGCCATCAGCGAGCCCCAGATCGCCGCAGACACACCAGTCGAACTGCGCCCCCAGGGTGTAGAGCACCCCGCGAGATTCATCAGCTTCATCTTCTTCACACTCGAGGCGATCTGA
- a CDS encoding alpha/beta fold hydrolase, with protein MAGRTLWFRLYGPADGVPVIELYGTPSTRLRRPGQIAAIEESGVRVLTPDRPGYGGSTRQPGRTVSDVVQNVEVVADSQGWETFAVVGGSGGGPHALACAALLPHRVTRCAVLSGIRPQAATLPPEEVLRAQLAQLGADILGQVEAGGHEYPGAPPGPPAWDDPAAQARLLATFADSLDGWYDDKVAFAQPWGFSPQSISVPVGIWYGTHDENVPESDAQWLLENIPTAEGHQYIGGHLPTSATLTDIYNWTSSPGS; from the coding sequence GTGGCGGGTCGCACCCTCTGGTTCCGTTTGTACGGACCGGCCGATGGCGTGCCGGTGATCGAGCTGTACGGAACTCCGAGCACCCGCTTGCGGCGGCCCGGGCAGATCGCCGCGATCGAAGAGAGCGGCGTGCGAGTTCTGACGCCTGACCGTCCCGGCTACGGCGGCTCGACCCGGCAGCCCGGTCGTACCGTTTCCGATGTGGTGCAGAACGTCGAGGTGGTCGCGGACAGTCAGGGGTGGGAGACGTTCGCGGTAGTGGGCGGGTCGGGTGGTGGTCCGCATGCACTGGCCTGTGCGGCGCTCCTGCCGCATCGCGTCACCCGATGTGCCGTGCTTTCGGGTATCCGCCCGCAGGCCGCGACGCTGCCTCCCGAGGAAGTTCTTCGCGCGCAACTCGCGCAGCTCGGCGCCGACATCCTCGGCCAGGTCGAAGCAGGCGGCCACGAGTACCCCGGTGCTCCACCCGGGCCGCCGGCTTGGGACGACCCGGCGGCGCAGGCTCGGTTGCTCGCTACCTTCGCCGACAGCCTCGACGGCTGGTACGACGACAAGGTCGCCTTCGCCCAGCCGTGGGGCTTCTCTCCACAAAGCATCAGCGTCCCGGTCGGCATCTGGTACGGCACGCACGACGAGAACGTTCCTGAGAGCGACGCGCAGTGGCTCCTGGAGAACATCCCGACCGCGGAAGGCCACCAGTACATCGGCGGCCACCTACCTACCAGCGCCACCTTGACCGACATCTACAACTGGACCAGCTCACCTGGCAGCTAG